The Triticum dicoccoides isolate Atlit2015 ecotype Zavitan unplaced genomic scaffold, WEW_v2.0 scaffold162454, whole genome shotgun sequence genome segment acgaaacgggccagaatcggccaaaattgcgagtgttgatgacggacacgtaagcgcaccttggggttcgtcaatcgtggaaatcactccgggaccccaaaacagtgagtaacaatccacgaaacgggtcagaatcggccaaaactgcgagtgtttatgcccgacacgtaagcgcaccttggggttcgtcaatcgtggcaatcactccgagaccccaaaacagtgagtaaaagtccacgagacgggccagaatcggccaaaactgcgagtatagatgaccgacacataaacgcacctaagGGCTCGTCAATCGTGGGAATCACTCCGAggccccaaaaacagtgagtaatagtccatgaaacgaaccCCAAGGCTGCACCACCGACAATGAATCTAGATCGACCATCTGGATCCTGCATCATACCGATACCTACATAGATCTCATTTGAAAACTGGCATATCATAACTTGGGAAAATACATTAACCTGTTTTTGAGAAATTTGAACAAGTTCATGAATCAAAAAAAATTGTGGGATTTTATTTTTATGAATTTTAAAAGTATGTTCAAAATAATTAAAAATCATGGAATAAAAAATTGTTCACGAATTTTAGAAAATATTTACAGACTTTAATCACGAAAATTTAGGAAAAAGAAAGGGAGATAAAACCAACCTTTTTCATTTTTAGGCGAGAGAGAAAAAAACCAAATACTTTTTTCGTTTTGAGTTGACAGAAAAAAAAAACCCAACTGGACTTAAAGGGAGGGGCGTTCTGCCCGTGGGCTGGGCCTGGCCTGCTAGCGGGGCGGCGGGCCACGTTCGTTCGTTGGATGACGATggataaaagaaagagaagaaacccGAAGAAGAAATAAAGGAAGGCATTTTGGTTCCCCATCGGAGTTGGCGAGCGGCGGAGGAAACCCTAGCCTACATCAGAGAAGAAGACCAGGTGCGCGCCCCGAATTCCTCTCGCCGATCCCGCGATTCGGAAGCCAGGCGTGGGGGAGGGTCGTGATTCGGCGACGGGCTGCCCCTGATCCGTGCTATTTCGCAGGCGGCTACCGATGGCGGCGCTTCGAGTCGCGGCGAGGAGGCTCGTCGGCGGTGGCCAGACGCCGGCGGTGGCTGTGGACAAGGCGCAGCGCCGGCTCTTCCCGAGGCTCTCCCAGGTCGGCCGGGCTAGGTCCACCACATCCTCCGCTGCTGCTGCCGCAGACAACAATCTGGCGGCGGCCAAGGTACTTTACCCCCGTCGGCTCACCAATTTCATATCTTTTTTGTGCGATTGCTTCTGCAACCTGGACTAGCTTATGCTGTGCTAATAGCTCGTTCGATAATCCAACTCCATGTTTCGCCAAACAGCCAGGGCGTCTCAAAATTGAATCCAGATCTTGTGTTTcctcaagaaaaaggaaaaaaataacaaTTGTTTTCGACCTGACAAGATGCATAATCCGAGGACCGAATAGCAAAACCCTGTTTCTAAATGCTTTGATCCATGGACCAGCTAGTACTACTGTTTTCCCGTTGCATGATCATTTTTGTAGGAACTCATCTTATGCTCTACTGCAATCTGCAAAGCAGGGCTGTGAAGATCGGGAGAAACTCCTGACAGAGATCCATAACATGACAGAGGAGCTGTACGACAAGGTTTCGCATGTGCAAAGGTTCTACAATATCCCTGGTAGGGAAGGCCAAAATATCAGTCGGCTGCGCGAGGAGCTTGCCACGCAAGTGGGGCCTAGACCCGGCGATGACTCGTGGTATGTATGATCATCTTCTGTTTACAAGATTTTTGTGGGGTTAACAAGTTATCTCCTCTGAACCCTATCTGCAGGCGCATGTTACGATTGATGCATACATTAACGTATTACGGTGGATTTGCGTCTTTTATATTCACCACATATGTGCTCACAAGCATGGCCATTGGTTCGATCGTTGAATTGGAGCCAGATGAAAAGCAATGGATCAAGAAGAAAAGAGGGGAGGCACGCAAGCAAGTGAAACAAAATGATTGAGAGCCATGTTTATGAATGGTAAAGGTCCAATAAAAGGTTGCTAGTGTGTTCTTGCATGAACAATCATCGATCGCTTTGTATGACCGAACTAACTGGTTAGTACCAAGTTGTCTAGATGTTATGCTACATCTATTTAGTGTCTCCCTGTTCTATGTTTGTTGAAGATATAGAAATAATGAGTTCACAGCTGCTGCTGATGTTGCTGCTTAAAGGCTGACATGTAAAAAAAGTTGAGCTGTAGTAAAAGCATCTCCTGGGGAGCGTGATGACGTGCAGCTCGCACAACATTGGGATGGAGAAcgggtactccctccgatccaaaataagtagCTTAGTTTTGAACTAAGcaaccttagttcaaaactgccACACTTAtactatggatcggagggagtagtaatttttgTACCACCATAAAGAAATTAATAAAGTTGCTCTAGGCCAGCCTCACGTG includes the following:
- the LOC119344297 gene encoding uncharacterized protein LOC119344297; amino-acid sequence: MAALRVAARRLVGGGQTPAVAVDKAQRRLFPRLSQVGRARSTTSSAAAAADNNLAAAKGCEDREKLLTEIHNMTEELYDKVSHVQRFYNIPGREGQNISRLREELATQVGPRPGDDSWRMLRLMHTLTYYGGFASFIFTTYVLTSMAIGSIVELEPDEKQWIKKKRGEARKQVKQND